The following proteins are co-located in the Motilibacter rhizosphaerae genome:
- a CDS encoding MarR family winged helix-turn-helix transcriptional regulator, with protein sequence MSTATAAGTSTASRLRLVVGRLHRRLRTEGGSDLSPLLLSALVTIEGHGPLRLGELAAREAVSAPTMSRALAALDERGVVTRTPDPADARSVLLTLSPEGERVLAEVRATYTATLQRRLDRLDPAQRHALEDALPALEALLAD encoded by the coding sequence GTGAGCACCGCCACCGCTGCAGGCACCTCGACGGCCTCCCGGCTCCGCCTGGTCGTCGGCCGGCTGCACCGCCGCCTGCGCACCGAGGGCGGGAGCGACCTCTCGCCGCTGCTGCTCTCCGCGCTCGTCACGATCGAGGGGCACGGCCCGCTGCGCCTCGGCGAGCTCGCCGCCCGCGAGGCGGTGTCCGCCCCCACGATGAGCCGGGCGCTCGCGGCGTTGGACGAGCGCGGGGTCGTGACCCGTACGCCGGACCCGGCCGACGCCCGCTCGGTCCTGCTGACGCTGAGCCCCGAGGGCGAGCGGGTGCTCGCCGAGGTCCGCGCGACGTACACCGCAACGCTGCAGCGCCGCCTCGACCGGCTCGACCCCGCGCAGCGCCATGCGCTCGAGGACGCCCTCCCCGCGCTCGAGGCCCTGCTCGCCGACTGA
- a CDS encoding MFS transporter: protein MATVNSSIVLISLPAIFRGIGLDPLAAGNVSYLLWLLIGYMLVTAVLVVTLGRLGDIYGRVRIYNAGFAVFALASAALALVPFSGGGGALWLIGFRVVQGIGGSMLMANSTAILTDAFPVHQRGMALGINQVAGIAGSFLGLVVGGVLSEWDWRAVFWVSVPLGALGTLWAYRSLRETSQRGSGRIDWWGNVTFGTGLTVLLAGITYGIQPYGGHSEGWTNPWVDAGIIGGLVLLAAFLAIERRVKDPMFHLELFRMRPFWTGATGVLAGAVARGGLQFMLIIWLQGIWLPLRGYDYERTPLWAGIFLLPLTVGFLVAGPVSGYLSDKYGARLFTVGGMSIMALSFLGLLLLPTDFPYLGFAALIFLNGVGAGLYTAPNMTAIMNSVPPTQRGASAGMVSTFQNSGMVLSMGVFFSLLIAGLAGSLPGSLRSGLLAQGVSQKAADTVAGLPPVGTVFASFLGYNPVGSLLAPTGELQRLPAAARETVTGTSFFPHLVSGPFHDGLVVVFVLAAVMAATAGVLAWVRGDTREHVHQDAHR from the coding sequence ATGGCCACGGTCAACTCCTCGATCGTGCTCATCTCGCTGCCGGCGATCTTCCGCGGCATCGGACTCGACCCGCTCGCGGCCGGCAACGTGAGCTACCTGCTGTGGCTGCTCATCGGCTACATGCTCGTCACGGCCGTGCTCGTCGTGACGCTCGGGCGCCTCGGTGACATCTACGGCCGCGTGCGCATCTACAACGCCGGCTTCGCGGTCTTCGCGCTCGCCAGCGCGGCGCTCGCGCTCGTGCCGTTCAGCGGCGGGGGCGGGGCTCTCTGGCTCATCGGCTTCCGCGTGGTGCAGGGCATCGGCGGCTCGATGCTCATGGCGAACTCGACGGCGATCCTCACCGACGCGTTCCCCGTTCACCAGCGCGGCATGGCGCTCGGCATCAACCAGGTCGCCGGCATCGCCGGCTCGTTCCTCGGGCTCGTCGTCGGCGGCGTGCTCTCCGAGTGGGACTGGCGCGCGGTCTTCTGGGTCAGCGTGCCGCTCGGCGCGCTCGGCACGCTGTGGGCGTACCGCTCGCTGCGCGAGACCTCGCAGCGCGGCAGCGGCCGGATCGACTGGTGGGGCAACGTCACGTTCGGTACGGGCCTGACCGTCCTGCTGGCCGGCATCACCTACGGCATCCAGCCCTACGGCGGCCACTCCGAGGGCTGGACCAACCCCTGGGTCGACGCGGGCATCATCGGTGGCCTGGTCCTGCTCGCGGCGTTCCTCGCGATCGAGCGGCGGGTCAAGGACCCGATGTTCCACCTGGAGCTGTTCCGCATGCGGCCGTTCTGGACCGGGGCGACCGGTGTGCTCGCCGGCGCCGTCGCCCGCGGTGGTCTGCAGTTCATGCTCATCATCTGGCTGCAGGGGATCTGGCTGCCGCTGCGCGGCTACGACTACGAGCGCACGCCGCTGTGGGCCGGCATCTTCCTGCTGCCGCTCACCGTCGGCTTCCTCGTCGCCGGTCCGGTCTCGGGCTACCTCTCCGACAAGTACGGCGCGCGGCTGTTCACCGTCGGCGGCATGAGCATCATGGCGCTGTCGTTCCTCGGCCTGCTGCTCCTGCCGACCGACTTCCCCTACCTCGGCTTCGCCGCGCTCATCTTCCTCAACGGCGTCGGCGCCGGGCTCTACACCGCGCCCAACATGACGGCCATCATGAACTCCGTGCCCCCCACGCAGCGCGGCGCCTCCGCCGGCATGGTCTCGACCTTCCAGAACTCCGGCATGGTCCTCTCGATGGGCGTGTTCTTCTCGCTGCTCATCGCCGGCCTCGCGGGGTCGCTGCCCGGCTCGCTGCGCTCCGGGCTGCTCGCGCAGGGCGTGTCGCAGAAGGCGGCCGACACGGTCGCCGGGCTGCCGCCGGTCGGCACCGTCTTCGCGTCGTTCCTCGGCTACAACCCGGTCGGCAGCCTGCTCGCGCCGACCGGCGAGCTGCAGCGGCTCCCCGCCGCGGCCCGCGAGACCGTGACGGGCACGAGCTTCTTCCCCCACCTCGTCTCCGGCCCGTTCCACGACGGTCTCGTCGTCGTGTTCGTGCTCGCCGCCGTCATGGCGGCCACCGCCGGTGTCCTGGCCTGGGTGCGCGGCGACACCCGCGAGCACGTCCACCAGGACGCGCACCGGTGA
- a CDS encoding glycosyltransferase 87 family protein, giving the protein MPLSRLRVLLAGELAGVVALALLHVPLDLEIYRRGGAAVRRDGALYADQLLGHWFTYPPFAAELFRPLALLPDGLVRVGWALASVAALASAARDCLLLAGKDPAGRVPSLVAAALPLEPVWHTLALGQVNLLLLAAVLADLRRAYEGRSAGIGVGLAAAVKLTPGVFVVLLLVTSRRRCAARAVTVAAGCTALGAVLAPTASLRYWSGLFHDTSRVGVAYIADQSPYGVAARLLGGPDQVPGAFVLLPLALGAVGLAVARAAALRGDSLRATAAAGVAGLLLSPVSWTHHWVWALPALLVLAAERPRAAATAYAVLLVSPPWWTPHDGGPREYGWHGLVTVAADAYLLLGVGLLALLAHPPASTPARPREDAGAAVR; this is encoded by the coding sequence ATGCCGCTCTCCCGCCTCCGGGTGCTCCTCGCCGGCGAGCTCGCCGGGGTCGTCGCGCTCGCCCTGCTCCACGTCCCGCTCGACCTCGAGATCTACCGGCGCGGGGGAGCGGCGGTCCGGCGCGACGGCGCGCTCTACGCGGACCAGCTGCTGGGGCACTGGTTCACCTACCCGCCCTTCGCGGCCGAGCTGTTCCGCCCGTTGGCGCTGCTGCCCGACGGGCTGGTGCGCGTCGGCTGGGCGCTCGCCTCGGTCGCGGCCCTCGCCAGTGCGGCCCGGGACTGCCTGCTGCTCGCCGGGAAGGATCCGGCCGGACGCGTGCCGTCCCTCGTCGCGGCCGCGCTGCCGCTCGAGCCCGTGTGGCACACGCTGGCGCTCGGCCAGGTCAACCTGCTGCTGCTCGCGGCGGTCCTCGCGGACCTGCGGCGGGCGTACGAGGGACGGTCCGCGGGCATCGGCGTGGGTCTCGCCGCTGCCGTCAAGCTGACGCCCGGGGTGTTCGTCGTGCTGCTCCTCGTCACGAGCCGGAGGCGCTGCGCGGCCCGGGCCGTGACCGTCGCGGCCGGCTGCACGGCGCTGGGCGCGGTCCTCGCACCGACCGCCTCGCTGCGCTACTGGTCCGGGCTGTTCCACGACACCTCGCGGGTGGGGGTCGCGTACATCGCCGACCAGTCGCCGTACGGCGTGGCGGCGCGCCTGCTCGGCGGCCCGGACCAGGTGCCGGGGGCGTTCGTGCTGCTCCCGCTCGCGCTGGGCGCCGTCGGCCTGGCCGTCGCGCGAGCCGCCGCCCTGCGAGGCGACTCGCTCCGCGCAACCGCCGCCGCCGGCGTCGCCGGACTCCTCCTGTCCCCGGTCTCGTGGACGCACCACTGGGTCTGGGCGCTGCCCGCGCTGCTCGTGCTCGCCGCGGAGCGGCCGCGGGCGGCGGCCACGGCGTACGCCGTGCTGCTGGTCTCCCCGCCGTGGTGGACGCCGCACGACGGCGGCCCGCGGGAGTACGGCTGGCACGGTCTCGTGACGGTGGCGGCCGACGCGTACCTCCTGCTGGGGGTGGGGCTCCTGGCCCTGCTCGCGCACCCGCCGGCCAGCACCCCGGCGAGGCCCCGGGAAGACGCCGGCGCCGCAGTCCGTTAG
- a CDS encoding sensor histidine kinase — MAPPRTGRAADALAAAAVTVALAAAPDERARDDTRPSGPPSRTPLLAVVVLLAVLAASSFAVRSWALPVVLLLGAEAALVLVAARWSRPASASTAVLVLVVAGLLIPARPVSGGPQGDVLVLGEVVVAFSVLLAWTAGSSVRARDAYRTALQQQETAAAVAAERLRIARELHDVVAHSIGVIAIQAGVGSRVLDSRPEEARKALDAIEGTSREALRGLRRTLGTLREGDGTAAYAPVPGLRDLADLVGTARSTGLGVELEAHGLEQGLPAEVDLAAYRILQEALTNVARHSGGGTCRVRVEVALRRVLLEVRDPGPALAGREAGGYGLVGMQERVSALGGTLVAGPEGAGWCVRAELPVGRP, encoded by the coding sequence GTGGCTCCTCCCCGCACCGGTCGGGCCGCCGACGCCCTCGCGGCTGCGGCGGTCACGGTGGCCCTGGCGGCCGCGCCCGACGAGCGGGCGCGGGACGACACGCGCCCCAGCGGCCCCCCGTCGCGCACCCCGCTGCTCGCGGTCGTGGTCCTGCTCGCCGTCCTCGCCGCCAGCAGCTTCGCGGTCCGCAGCTGGGCCCTCCCCGTGGTGCTCCTGCTGGGCGCCGAGGCCGCGCTCGTCCTCGTCGCCGCGCGCTGGTCGCGCCCGGCGTCCGCCTCGACCGCTGTCCTCGTCCTCGTCGTCGCGGGCCTGCTCATCCCTGCGCGCCCGGTGAGCGGCGGCCCGCAGGGCGACGTCCTCGTGCTAGGCGAGGTCGTCGTCGCGTTCTCCGTGCTGCTCGCCTGGACCGCGGGGAGCTCGGTGCGGGCGCGTGACGCGTACCGCACGGCGCTGCAGCAGCAGGAGACCGCCGCGGCCGTGGCGGCGGAGCGGCTCCGCATCGCCCGCGAGCTCCACGACGTCGTGGCGCACAGCATCGGGGTCATCGCCATCCAGGCCGGGGTCGGGAGCCGCGTGCTGGACAGCCGGCCGGAGGAGGCGCGTAAGGCGCTCGACGCCATCGAGGGCACCAGCCGCGAGGCGCTGCGCGGGCTGCGGCGCACGCTCGGCACCCTGCGCGAGGGCGACGGCACCGCGGCGTACGCGCCGGTGCCCGGCCTGCGCGACCTCGCCGACCTGGTGGGCACCGCGAGGAGCACCGGGCTGGGGGTGGAGCTCGAGGCGCACGGGCTCGAGCAGGGGCTGCCGGCGGAGGTGGACCTGGCGGCGTACCGGATCCTGCAGGAGGCGCTCACCAACGTCGCGCGGCACTCGGGCGGCGGGACCTGCCGCGTCCGCGTCGAGGTCGCGCTCCGCCGGGTCCTGCTCGAGGTGCGCGACCCCGGTCCGGCGCTCGCCGGGCGCGAGGCGGGCGGGTACGGGCTGGTCGGGATGCAGGAGCGGGTCTCGGCGCTCGGCGGCACGCTCGTGGCCGGCCCCGAGGGCGCCGGCTGGTGCGTGCGCGCGGAGCTGCCGGTGGGCCGCCCGTGA
- a CDS encoding response regulator — translation MSVRAVEERVSVVLADDQPLVRAGLRVLIEEQPDLHVVGEAGTGLEAVRVVEATAPDVVLMDVRMPLLDGIAATRRISASGSRSRVAVLTTFDDDEYVDGALRAGASGFLVKDMALEDILAGIRVVAAGDALLAPGITRRLIADFARQQASPPAAPLLQRVTPREREVLALVGRGLSNTEIADELVISVATAKAHVARLLTKLDARDRVQLVIVAYESGLVARA, via the coding sequence GTGAGCGTGCGGGCCGTCGAGGAGCGGGTGAGCGTCGTGCTCGCCGACGACCAGCCGCTCGTACGCGCCGGGCTCCGCGTGCTCATCGAGGAGCAGCCCGACCTCCACGTCGTGGGCGAGGCGGGGACGGGCCTGGAGGCGGTGCGGGTCGTGGAGGCGACGGCCCCGGACGTCGTCCTCATGGACGTGCGGATGCCGCTGCTCGACGGGATCGCCGCGACCCGCCGGATCTCCGCCTCGGGCAGCCGCAGCCGGGTCGCGGTCCTCACGACGTTCGACGACGACGAGTACGTCGACGGCGCCCTCCGCGCCGGCGCCAGCGGCTTCCTCGTCAAGGACATGGCGCTCGAGGACATCCTCGCGGGCATCCGCGTCGTCGCCGCGGGAGACGCCCTCCTCGCCCCGGGCATCACACGGCGGCTCATCGCGGACTTCGCCCGCCAGCAGGCGAGCCCGCCGGCCGCCCCGCTGCTCCAGCGGGTGACCCCCCGCGAGCGCGAGGTGCTCGCCCTCGTCGGGCGCGGGCTGTCCAACACCGAGATCGCCGACGAGCTCGTCATCAGCGTCGCGACGGCGAAGGCGCACGTCGCCCGGCTGCTCACCAAGCTCGACGCGCGCGACCGGGTGCAGCTCGTCATCGTCGCGTACGAGTCGGGCCTGGTAGCCCGCGCCTGA